One region of Carya illinoinensis cultivar Pawnee chromosome 8, C.illinoinensisPawnee_v1, whole genome shotgun sequence genomic DNA includes:
- the LOC122318066 gene encoding phosphoenolpyruvate carboxylase kinase 1 has translation MCEALKKNYQLYEEIGRGKFGTVSRCFHPISGDFFACKIIDKRSLADATDRECLENEPKIMTLLTPHPNIVKLFDIFENDDFLCMVMELCEPFTLYDMIIERTLSENQAALLMKQLLEALSQCHKLGIVHRDIKPENLLFDGRNNLKMADFGSAVWLPEGRSVRGVVGTPYYVAPEVLMGREYNEKVDVWSAGVILYIMLAGVPPFYGESAAEIFEAVLRANLRFPTRIFRTVSPAAKDLVRKMVCRDLSRRLSAEQALRHPWILNEGTAMQ, from the exons ATGTGTGAGGCATTGAAGAAAAACTACCAGCTGTATGAGGAAATTGGCCGTGGCAAATTCGGCACAGTATCGCGATGCTTTCACCCGATCTCCGGTGACTTCTTCGCCTGCAAAATCATTGACAAAAGATCTCTCGCCGATGCCACCGACCGTGAATGCCTCGAGAACGAGCCCAAGATCATGACCCTTCTCACTCCCCACCCCAACATCGTCAAACTCTTCGACATCTTCGAGAACGACGACTTTCTCTGCATGGTAATGGAGCTCTGCGAACCCTTTACTCTGTACGACATGATAATCGAAAGAACTCTTTCTGAGAACCAAGCTGCTTTGCTTATGAAGCAGCTTCTCGAGGCTTTATCTCAGTGTCACAAACTAGGGATTGTGCATAGAGATATCAAGCCAGAGAACTTATTGTTCGATGGAAGGAACAATCTGAAAATGGCGGATTTTGGGTCGGCTGTGTGGTTACCGGAGGGGAGGAGCGTGAGAGGGGTTGTGGGAACGCCGTATTATGTGGCGCCGGAGGTGTTGATGGGGCGGGAGTACAATGAGAAGGTAGATGTTTGGAGTGCTGGAGTCATTTTGTACATAATGTTGGCGGGGGTTCCGCCGTTTTATGGCGAGTCGGCGGCTGAGATTTTTGAGGCGGTTTTAAGGGCGAACTTGAGATTTCCAACGAGGATCTTCCGGACAGTATCGCCGGCAGCAAAGGACTTGGTGAGGAAGATGGTTTGTAGGGATCTGTCAAGAAGGTTATCTGCAGAGCAAGCCTTGA GGCACCCATGGATCCTAAACGAAGGAACAGCTATGCAGTAG